The Aggregicoccus sp. 17bor-14 DNA window GCACGTGCAGCTGCAGGAGCGAGCCGGCGAGGAGCGCCGCGGTCATCACGGCCACGGCGAGCAGCAGGCGCTGCCGGATGCTGAGGCGCCGGATGCTGATCCGGCTGGGGCGGGAGGGGCTCAAGCGGGGCGTCACTGGTTGGAGGCGCGGGGCACGAAGTGGCGGGCCACCTGCGCCTGGCCCGCGCCCGAGAGCGCGTAGTCGAAGAAGGTGCGCAGCTTGCCGGTGGGCGCCGCGCGGGTGACGAGCAGCAGCGGCCGGCCGAGCGGGTACGCGCCCGAGCGCACCGAGCCCGCGTCCGGCGCGACGCCGTCCACCGCGAGCGCGCGCGTGCCCTCGCCGGCGAAGGCGAGCGAGGCGGGGGTGACGGCGTGCGGGTGGCTCGCCACGTACTGCACGCACTCGCGCGCCGTGGTGAAGAGGCGCACCGGGCCCAGCGCCGCGCCCTCCATCACCTGCTCCTGGAAGAGCGAGAGCGTGCCGTGCGCCGCGCCGCCGGACTGCACCACCAGCTCCACCGGCGCGTCCTCGCCGCCCAGCTCGCTCCAGCGCGCCACCTGCCCCGTGAACAGCGCCTTGAGCTGCGCCTCGCTCAGTGCGCGCACCGGGTTCTGCGCGTGCACGAAGACCGCGAGCGCGTCGTAGCCGAGGATGGTCCAGTAGGGCAGCTGCGCCTTCTCGCTGCTGTGCAGCGAGCGCGACATGCCCGCCACGCTCGCGCGCCCCTCCATCACCGCCGCGAAGCCCTCGCTCGAGCCCGGCAGCTCCACGCTGCCGAAGCGCTCGCCGCTCAGGGCCTCGTAGCCCGCGACGAGCTGGGGCAGCACGCTGTCGCCCACCGTGGAGGAGCCGCTGTAGCGCAGCGGCTCGGCGTCCGAGCCCGCGCCGGAGCCCGCGCCCGCGCGGCCACAGCCGGCGAGCGGAAGGAGGGCGAGCAGCGGCAGCAGCAGGAGCGAGCGCAGAGACAAGACGCGTTCAACTTTCCACACTTCCCCCCGGCGCGCGAGTCGGCCTCCCCGCCCCTCCGCGCGCAGGCCGGGCGGCCAGGCGCGCGGAGCCCCACCCACGCCTACATCACTGCACCCCGGCGAGCCCGCGCAGCACCTGGGCCCGCACGAAGGTGGCCGGCACCGGGCCCTGGCGCATGAGCGCGAGGTGGAAGCGCTGCAGGTCGAAGGGGCGCCCCGCGAGCTCCGCCTGGCGCCGCGCCTCCGCGCGAAGCGAGCGGATGGCGTCGCGGCCGAGCCGGTAGGTGACGGCCTGGGTGGGCCACTTGGAGTAGCGGTAGATGGCCTCCTCCGCCCCCTTGCAGCTCGCGCGCTTCACGGCGCTGAGGCGGGGCGCCGTGCAGGAGCCGGGCAGGAAGTCCGGCACCTGGCTGAAGAGGTCCACCGCCTGCGCGTAGGTGAGGCGCCCGGTGTGCAGGCCCGTGTCCACGCGCACCCGCAGCTCGCGGTAGAGCTGGCCCGCGAGCATGTAGAGCCGCTCCTCGGGGGTGTAGAAGCCCGCGGGTGCGCCCGGCGCCGGCTCGGCCATCAGCGCCTCGGCGTACAGGCCCCAGCCCTCGGAGGCCATGGAGTCCGCCCACATGCTGCTCGAGTCCTCCACCGCGCCCGGCATCAGCCAGCGCAGCGGGCCGAAGGCGTCGCGCTCGCGGGTGAGGGTCTTGTAGTGCCAGTCGTGGCCGGGGAAGCCCTCGTGCGCGCTGAGGTCCGCCATGGCGTGCACGTTGTTCGCCTTGAGCCCCTCCACGTCGTTGCCGGTGGGGGTGACGTAGAAGCGGCCCACGCCGGTGCGCTTGAAGGGGGGCGCAGGGTAGTAGGAGGCGCCGGACACGGAGGCGCGCAGGGGCTCGGGCGTCTCCACCACCTCGAGCTGGTAGTCCTGCGGCACCTCGAAGAGGCCCGTCTTGCGCGCGTAGTCCACGAGCCGGAAGGCGGCGGCGCGGTAGCCCTCCACCATCTCGCGGTCGCTCTTCGGGTAGTCCTGGCCCAGCCGGTCGAAGACGGCGCGCACCGCGGCGAAGCCGTCCGCGGGCAGGCGCCACTGGTGGCTGCGGCCGATGTCGCGCGCGAGCTGCACCATCTCCTGCTGGCGCGCCTCGATGAGGCCCTGCGCGCCCTCGAAGAGCTGCGCGCTCGTCTCGCTCACGCCCAGGTCGTGCTTCAGCGCCCAGTCGTACTCGGGCTCGCCCAGGGCGTAGTGGTCCTGCGCGAAGGCGGGCTTCACGCCGGCCTCGCGCCTGTCCGGCGCGTCGAAGAAGGTCTTCGCCACGAAGGCGCGGAAGGTGCGGAAGGCCTCGCCCGCCTGCGCGCCGGCTTGTTGCACCTCCTGCACCAGCGCCTCCTTCTCCGGGCCGCTCGCGCGCGCCTCGGCGAGCGCGGGCACCGTCTTGCTCAGGTACTCGGCGCTGGCGAGCGGGGTGTCCAGCCCGTCGCGCACCAGCATGCGCTTGTCCGGGGTGTTGCCGCGGGTGACGCCCGTCTGCAGCTGGTCCTGCGCCACCTGCAGGTAGGCGGGCACGGCGCGCAGCCGGCGGGCGAGCGCGCGCCACTCGGCGGCGGTGCCCAGCGTGCCCTCGCCCGTGCGGGTCATGCCCTGCAGGCTCGCGTCCGTGCCGCGGAAGGGCTCGTCCACGTAGCTGTCCAGCGCGCGCTCCTGGTAGCGGCGCTCGGCGTACAGGTGGTGCAGGTAGCGCAGCTGCGCGAGCGCCACCTCGCGGTCGATGCGCAGGCTCGTGCTCTGCAGGGCGCGCGCGTCCGTGAAGGCGCGCTGCAGGCGCTCCACCCACTGCAGCTCCTCGGCGAGCGCGCCCGGCGAGAGGTCGCGCAGCCGGCCGTCCGCCTCGGCGAGCGCGGGGTCGAAGCCGCTGCCGCCCAGGTACGTGCTCTCGGTGGGGTTGCGCTGCAGGAACTCCACCACGTAGCGGTGCTCGAGCGCGCGGAAGTCCGCGTCCGCATCGCGCGCGGGTGCAGGCGCAGGCGGCGCGGCGGGCGCAGGTGCGGGAGGGGGAGCGGCGGCGGGCCGGTGGGAGCAGGCCAGGGCGAGCAGGAGCAGGGGCAGGAGGCGTCTCATGGCGGGGAGCCACCCTAGCGCGCGCGGGGCGCCCCGGCGCTCAGACGTTTCCGAGCGGCAGCGACAGCTCGAAGCGCGCGCCCTTGCCCGGCACGCTCTCCACCTGGAGGCTGCCGCCGTGGGCCGCCGCGATGCGGTGCGCGAGGTAGAGCCCGAGCCCCAGCCCGGTGGACTGCGGCCCCGCGGCGAAGCGCTCGAAGAGGTGCGGCAGCAGCTCGGGCGCGATGCCCGGCCCCTGGTCCTGCACGCACACCAGCGCCCAGGGGCCGCCCTCGCGCTGCTGGCTGAGCACCTGCACCTGCACGGGCACCTGGGCCGGCGAGTGCTTCAGCGCGTTGCCCACCAGGTTCTCGAGCGCCTGGCGCACGCGGCGCGGGTCCACCAGCGCCACCAGCTCCTCCTCGCCGCGCACCACCACGGGGTGCTCGGGCTCGGCGGCGAGGCTCGCCACCTCGCGCACCATCACCATCAGGTCCGTGGCGCGCCGCTCGAGCGTGAAGATGCCCTGCTCGAGCCGGCCCACGTCCAGCAGGTCCGCGATGAGGCGGCGCAGCCGCTCGAGCGCGAGCCGCGCCTGCGACGCGTCGCGCATGTTGGCGAGGTGCTGCTCGCGCCCGGCGCGGTGGTCCAGCAGGTCGATGCGCCCGCTGAGCGCACCGATGAGCGCGTTCATGTCGTGCGCGAGCGTGGTGATGAGCTCCTCGGCCGCGGTGCGCCGGCCGCGCTCGGCGGCCTCGCGCGTGAGCTGCTCCACCAGCTCCGCCTGGCGCGCCACCATGCCCACCCAGCGCGAGGCCGCCTGCACGAAGGCGAGGTCCTCGGGGCCGAAGGCCTCGGGCTTCGTGGTGGTGACGGAGAGCACGCCGCGCACGCGCCCCTCCACCTCGAGCGGCGCGGCCACGTGCGAGCGCACGCCCAGCTTCTCCTTGATGCCGGGCACCTCCTCCGGGTCGCGCTCCACGTGCCCGTCCAGCAGCGGCTTTCCCGAGCGGAAGACGCGCACCGCCTGCCCGCCGTTGCTCGAGGGCAGGCGGTGCAGCCCCAGCGCCACCTGCTTGCGCGCGAGCGGCGTGTCGCTGGTGCCCACCGCCTCGAGCGTGTCCTCCTCGGTCCGGTAGAGGAAGGCGTCCACCTTCTCCGCCCCCATCATCTGCGCCACGTGCTGCGCCGCATGGCTCAGGGCCCCCTGCAGGCTGGAGGCGGGGGTGGCGAGCAGGCTCTCGAGCGCGGTGAGCATCCGCAGCGCGTAGGGAGGGGAGGAGGGAGGCTCGGAGGCGGACGCCATGAGGTGCAAGCTCCTTCGCCCCGCGGCCTTTGAAAGCCCACGTCCGCCGACCAGGGATGCCTGCCCGCCTGCACGCCGGCCAGGTGCGCGAGGCATCCCGCGCGCAGATGCACCTTTGCCTCGACGGCGGGAGGAGCCAGCGATGAACGGTGCGCTGCAGCGCGCAGGACACGGAGCATTGGCGGGGGCGGTGGGGGCCGCGTGCATGACGGCGCTGCGGATGGGGGCGCACCGCGCCGGCCTCATCCAGAAGCAGGTGCCCCAGGTGGTGGAGGAGTGGATGGTGCACCGCAGCGGCCGCGCGCCGCGCGGAGGCCCCGCCGGGCACCAGGCCGCGAGCCAGCTGGTGCACCTGGGCTACGGGGCCGCGTGGGCCGCCGCCTTCGCGCTGGGGCAGCGCGGGGGCCGCAGCCGCGCGCCGCTGCTGCGCGGGGCGCTGTTCGGCGCCGCGCAGTGGGCCTTCGGGTTCTTCGTGCTGATGCCGGCACTGGGCGTCACCCGCCCGGCGTGGCGGCAGCGCCCGCGCGAGCTCGGGGTGAATCTCTCCGCGCACCTGCTCTACGGCGCGGTGACGGCGCTGGTGAGCGAGGAGATGCAGCAGCAGCGCCAGCGCACGCCGCGCTCGGAGCTCGCGCGCCGGCTCGCGACCGTGGGCTAGCGGCGCGCGGCCTGGGCGCGGGCGCTCTCCTGCGCGGGGGCGGCCTGCTCGCCCGCGCGCGCCTGCTGCAGGTGCGGGGCGAGCCGGCCGCTCGCCATCAGGCCCCACATCCGGAAGTCGGAGACGAGGCTCCAGAGCGGGTAGCGGAAGGTGGCCGGGCGGTTGTGCTCCACCCGGAAGTGGCTCACCCACGCGAAGCCGTACGCGGCCGCCAGCGCCGCGGGCACCAGCAGCGCGCGCCCCGTCAGCGCCGCGCCCACCCCGAGCCCCACGCCGAGCGTGGTGCCGGCAAAGTGCAGTGCGCGTGTGGCCGGGCGGCCGTGCTCGCGCAGGTAGAAGGGCCAGAAGTCGGAGTAGGTGCGGATGCGCTCGGACATGCCCCCAGTCTAGTGACTCGTGCGTGCGCGCGCTCGGGCTGCCACAATCGCGCCCCCGATGGAGCCCACCTCCCCGCCCGAGGACTGGAAGCCGCAGCCCGCCCGCAGCGGTGCGGACGTGCGCGCGCTCACGCTCAGCGCGGAGGAGGGCTTCCTCCTCTCGCGCCTCGACGGCGCCACCGCCGTGCGCCACCTGCCCGCCCTCACCGGGCTGAGCGGGGCGCAGGTGGGCACGCTGCTCGCGCGGCTCGTCGCCGCGGGCGCCGTGCAGCCTGTCGCCGTCCCCGCGGTGAGCCGCCCCACCCCGCTGCCCGCGGCGCCGCGCATCGCGCCGCTCGGCGGTGCGGCCTCCTCGGCCGTGCCCCGCATCGCGCCGGGCGTGACGGCAGTCCGCGCCGCTGCGGCGGTCCCCGCTCCTCCCGCGGGGGCTCACGCTGCAGCTGCGGAGCCGCCGAGCGCGCGGGACGCGGGCAGCAGCGAGGCCGGCGCGGAGGAGGCGAGCGCCGGGTCCGCGAGCGCGCACGATGCGAGCGCGCGCGATGCAGGCGCGGAGCACGCGAGTGCGCACGATGCAGGCGCGGAACACGCGAGTACCGAGGACGCCGGCACGGACGAGGCTGTCGCGGAGGAGGACGAGGTGCCGGACGCCTCGGGCACCCTGCGCCGGCTCTTCGAGGCCGAGCTGCACGCGCTCTCCGCGGACGAGCGCACGGCGCGGGCGCGCGGCGCGGTGGAGCCCGAGCTCAGCGCGCTGTGCTTCGACCCGCTGCCCGCGGTGGTGCGCGCGCTGCTGGAGAACCCGCGCGCAGGGCTCGTGCAGGCGCGCCTCATCGCGCGCCACCACGTCACCGCCGTGGGGCTCGAGGCCGTCGGGGGCCGCCCCGCCTTCGCCGCGGACACGGGCGTGCGGCGCTGGCTCGCGCGCAACCCGCATCTGCCGGTGGGGCTGCTGCGCCGCCTGTGGGGGATGCGGCGGCTGCTCGAGCAGTACAAGTTGATGGTGGATCGCGACATCCCCGAGCAGACGCGGCGCGGCGCGCGCGAGCTGCTGCGCACGCGCTTCGCCTCGGGGCCCGCCGAGGAGCGCGTGGAGCTCATCCTTCGCACCGAGGGGCGCGCGCTCGCGAGCCTCTCAGGCCTCCCGGTGGACGGGCGCACGGCGGCGCTGCTGTGCGGGCGCACGTACACCTCGGTGCTGCTGTTGCAGAACCTCGCGCGCTGGAGCGCCGCCCCGCCGCAGCTCATCGCGCACCTGCTGCGCCAGGAGCTGGTGCGCCGCCAGCCGCAGCTGCGCACCCAGCTGCAGCGCCACCCCAACGCCCCGGCCGAGGCGCGGCGCGGCTGAGATCCTTCAGACGCGTGGAGCAGCCGGGGCGCTGTGGCGTCGTCACCCCGCGCGCTCGGGCTTCGCGAGACACGCGAGAGTGGCGCGAGGGGCACGGCCTCGAGCAGGAGAGGCCGGGAGGGGACGGGGCTTCTCAAAGAGGGTGAAACCGTCCACGACGCGTGGACTGCTGTCTCGAAAGGGGACGCCCCTCCCGGGCGCGGACCGGCGCGCGATGCAAAAAGGTAAAATCCTATTTTACGTTTTTGCGCGACGCGGGCCGCCGCTCCCGAGGGGGGACACACTCAGAGTGAAGCGGAGCTCGGGGGCCAGAGACCTCCCACGTGGAATGGACGTTTCGCTCCACGCGAGGGCCCTCGGCAGGCAGCGCGGACGGTGCGCAGAAGGAAGCGTCATTCCAGGCGACGGCCGCGAGGAAGACGCGAGGACTGCCAGCGTGTCACCCCTGAGCGCCGCGGAGCCGGCGACGCCCCACCGCGAGCGGCCGCAGCGCACCGTCACCCTTCCCGTCCTGACGCACCACGAGCAAGCTTCTTCCGCGTGAAGCAGCACAAGCATCGGGGCATCGCCACCGGGTAGAGGCAATGGAGGAGGCGGGGATGAGCATCGCTTTCGAGGGGCGGCGGCACGAGGTGCTGCTGGGCAGCGATGTGGTGGATGACGGGATGTACCTCGAGCTGGCGGACGCGAGCGACCGTGTAGCCGGCGCGAGCCTGCTCGTATTCCGCTCGGACGCCGACGGCCGCATGACGTTCAGCGGGCGCTGCAAAGACCTTCCGCTCGAAGCCGTGGAGTGGTTCCTCGCGGAGGCGAAGAGGCGATTGGTGGAGGCCGAGGACGCGCCGTAGCGGCCCTGTGTCCGTGGGCGCGTCGCGAGCTATGGGCTCGGCGCAGCGCGCACGGGGGCACGGCGCGCTTCGACGGGCGGCGGCGGCTGCGCACCGAGCGCGCTCCACACCGCGGCGCCCACCTCGCGGAAGGCGGCCTCGGCCTCAGGGACCTGGTCGAAGTCGCGCGCGCAGGCGGCCACCACGACCGAGCGCCCGGGAGCGAGCGTGAAGAAGCCCACGTCGCAGGCGCGCTGGAACTGCGTACCCGTCTTGTGCGCCCAGGCCACCTGCGCAGGAAGCCCCGCCCGCACGCGCGCCGCGCCCGTGCGGCAGGCGCGCATCAGGGTCTGCATGCGCGCGCAGCTCCCGGCGCTCAGGCCCTCGCAGCGCGCGACCTGCGCGAGCAACCCGCCCACCTCGCGCAGCGGCGCCGTGTTCACACCCGTGGCGTAGAAGGCCTCGAAGGCGCGCGGGAGCACCGTGGCATCCTGCGGCGGCGGGGCGCCCACGAGCTGCGCGAAGGCGCGGGCGCGCGCGTCGAGCGACTCGTGGCGCCCGAGCTCGCGCAGCTGCGCGCCGCTCAGGTGCGCCCCGCGCGGGTCCAGCCGCGCGTAGAGCTGCTGGCGCTCGGTGAGCAGCGAGCGCAGCGGGCCGAAGTGCAGCCCGCGGCACGCCACCTCCGAGTCCAGCCGGTCCTCGCCCACGCGGGTGATGAGCCGGTCCGCGGCGGTGTTGTCGCTGCGCACCAGCATCAGCTCGAGCAGCTGGCCCACGCTGCGCTCGGTGCCCACGTCCGCGGGGCCCAGCAGCCCCACGCCGTCGCGCACGTCCTGCGCC harbors:
- a CDS encoding serine hydrolase; translation: MSPASVRAPTAALLLLALSFGARAGAQPAGALPSAASPSAAAPWTAALAERVRGIDLAHRGALQVWVQDVASGESYGYDAEAPAYLSSTLKLVVALAVLREVDAGALSLDEPLRLEAQDVRDGVGLLGPADVGTERSVGQLLELMLVRSDNTAADRLITRVGEDRLDSEVACRGLHFGPLRSLLTERQQLYARLDPRGAHLSGAQLRELGRHESLDARARAFAQLVGAPPPQDATVLPRAFEAFYATGVNTAPLREVGGLLAQVARCEGLSAGSCARMQTLMRACRTGAARVRAGLPAQVAWAHKTGTQFQRACDVGFFTLAPGRSVVVAACARDFDQVPEAEAAFREVGAAVWSALGAQPPPPVEARRAPVRAAPSP
- a CDS encoding DUF962 domain-containing protein, which translates into the protein MSERIRTYSDFWPFYLREHGRPATRALHFAGTTLGVGLGVGAALTGRALLVPAALAAAYGFAWVSHFRVEHNRPATFRYPLWSLVSDFRMWGLMASGRLAPHLQQARAGEQAAPAQESARAQAARR
- a CDS encoding GAF domain-containing sensor histidine kinase, giving the protein MASASEPPSSPPYALRMLTALESLLATPASSLQGALSHAAQHVAQMMGAEKVDAFLYRTEEDTLEAVGTSDTPLARKQVALGLHRLPSSNGGQAVRVFRSGKPLLDGHVERDPEEVPGIKEKLGVRSHVAAPLEVEGRVRGVLSVTTTKPEAFGPEDLAFVQAASRWVGMVARQAELVEQLTREAAERGRRTAAEELITTLAHDMNALIGALSGRIDLLDHRAGREQHLANMRDASQARLALERLRRLIADLLDVGRLEQGIFTLERRATDLMVMVREVASLAAEPEHPVVVRGEEELVALVDPRRVRQALENLVGNALKHSPAQVPVQVQVLSQQREGGPWALVCVQDQGPGIAPELLPHLFERFAAGPQSTGLGLGLYLAHRIAAAHGGSLQVESVPGKGARFELSLPLGNV
- a CDS encoding substrate-binding domain-containing protein, producing MSLRSLLLLPLLALLPLAGCGRAGAGSGAGSDAEPLRYSGSSTVGDSVLPQLVAGYEALSGERFGSVELPGSSEGFAAVMEGRASVAGMSRSLHSSEKAQLPYWTILGYDALAVFVHAQNPVRALSEAQLKALFTGQVARWSELGGEDAPVELVVQSGGAAHGTLSLFQEQVMEGAALGPVRLFTTARECVQYVASHPHAVTPASLAFAGEGTRALAVDGVAPDAGSVRSGAYPLGRPLLLVTRAAPTGKLRTFFDYALSGAGQAQVARHFVPRASNQ
- a CDS encoding DUF6789 family protein, coding for MNGALQRAGHGALAGAVGAACMTALRMGAHRAGLIQKQVPQVVEEWMVHRSGRAPRGGPAGHQAASQLVHLGYGAAWAAAFALGQRGGRSRAPLLRGALFGAAQWAFGFFVLMPALGVTRPAWRQRPRELGVNLSAHLLYGAVTALVSEEMQQQRQRTPRSELARRLATVG
- a CDS encoding DUF885 domain-containing protein, whose translation is MRRLLPLLLLALACSHRPAAAPPPAPAPAAPPAPAPARDADADFRALEHRYVVEFLQRNPTESTYLGGSGFDPALAEADGRLRDLSPGALAEELQWVERLQRAFTDARALQSTSLRIDREVALAQLRYLHHLYAERRYQERALDSYVDEPFRGTDASLQGMTRTGEGTLGTAAEWRALARRLRAVPAYLQVAQDQLQTGVTRGNTPDKRMLVRDGLDTPLASAEYLSKTVPALAEARASGPEKEALVQEVQQAGAQAGEAFRTFRAFVAKTFFDAPDRREAGVKPAFAQDHYALGEPEYDWALKHDLGVSETSAQLFEGAQGLIEARQQEMVQLARDIGRSHQWRLPADGFAAVRAVFDRLGQDYPKSDREMVEGYRAAAFRLVDYARKTGLFEVPQDYQLEVVETPEPLRASVSGASYYPAPPFKRTGVGRFYVTPTGNDVEGLKANNVHAMADLSAHEGFPGHDWHYKTLTRERDAFGPLRWLMPGAVEDSSSMWADSMASEGWGLYAEALMAEPAPGAPAGFYTPEERLYMLAGQLYRELRVRVDTGLHTGRLTYAQAVDLFSQVPDFLPGSCTAPRLSAVKRASCKGAEEAIYRYSKWPTQAVTYRLGRDAIRSLRAEARRQAELAGRPFDLQRFHLALMRQGPVPATFVRAQVLRGLAGVQ